The genome window CGACGGCGAAGTCATCGGGCTGATTCCGGAAGACGTCGCGAACAAGCACACGATCCTGCCGGTGAATCGCGCGGGTTCGACCTTGATCGTGGCCATGTCCGACCCGTCGAACATCTTCGCGATCGACGACGTGAAGTTCCTCACCGGCTACAACGTCGAGGTCGTGGTCGCCGCCGAAGAGGCGATCCGGCGCGCGATCGAGCGCTACTACGACAAGGGCGCCGACCTCGACGAGGTCATGGCCGGCTTCGACGACCAGGAGTTCGAGGTCGTCGGCGACGACGAAGGTCCGAGTCTCGAAGAGCTCGAGAAAGCCGTCGAAGACGCGCCGGTGGTCAAGCTCGCCAACCTGATCCTCACCGACGCCATCAAGAAGAACGCGTCGGACATCCACATCGAGCCGTACGAGAAGGACTTCCGCGTCCGGTACCGCATCGACGGCGTGCTCTACGAAGTCATGCGGCCGCCGCGCAAGCTGCGCAACCCACTCACTTCGCGCGTGAAGATCATGGCCGACCTCGACATCGCCGAGCGCCGGCTGCCGCAAGACGGCCGCATCAAGCTGAAGATGGGCAAGAACAAGGAGATGGATTACCGCGTCTCCGTCCTGCCCACGCTGTTCGGCGAGAAGATCGTTCTCCGCCTGCTCGACAAGGGCAACCTGCAGCTCGACATGACCAAGCTCGGCTTCGAGGAGAAGCAGCTCGGTGACTTCAAGCACGCGATCCACCTGCCGTTCGGCATGGTGCTCGTGACTGGCCCCACGGGCTCCGGCAAGACGACGACGCTGTACTCGGCGCTGTCCGAGCTCAACAAGACCAGCGAGAACATCTCCACCGCCGAGGACCCGGTCGAGTTCAACCTCTCGGGCATCAACCAGGTGCAGATGAAGGACGACATCGGGCTCAACTTCGCCGCGAGCTTGCGCGCCTTCCTGCGGCAGGATCCCGACATCATCATGGTCGGCGAGATCCGCGATTTCGAAACGGCGGAGATCGGCATCAAGGCCGCGCTCACCGGTCACATGGTGCTGTCGACGCTGCACACCAACGACGCGCCCAGCACGATCAATCGCTTGCTGAACATGGGCATCGAGCCGTTCCTGGTCGCGAGCTCGGTGAACGCGATCGTCGCCCAGCGTCTGGCGCGGCGCGTGTGTGCCGAGTGCAAGCAGGAAGACACGACGATCACGCGCGAAGAGCTGGAGAAGGCGGGCATGTCGCCCGACGAGGCGAAGAAGTGCCGGCCGGTGAAGGGCGCGGGCTGCGGAAACTGTTCAGAGACCGGCTTCAAGGGCCGAATCGCGGTGTACGAGGTCATGGTCGCGACGGAGACGCTGAAGGAGTTCGTGCTGAACGGCGCGAGCTCGACCGAGATCAAACGCGAGGCGATTCGCGGCGGCATGAGCACGCTGCGGCGCAGCGTGCTCAACAAGGTGCTCGAACAGACCACGACGCTGGCCGAAGTGTTCCGCGTCTCGGCGAGCGACAACTGAGTCGAACATGGCGAACCTGCACCAGCTGCTGAAGGCGATGGTCGAGAAGGGCGCGTCGGACCTGCACATCACGACCGGCAGCCCGCCGCAGCTCCGGGTCGACGGTCACTTGACGCCGCTGCGCATGGATCCGCTCTCGCCGCAGGACACCAAGCAGGCGTGCTACTCGATCCTGACCGACGCGCAGAAGCACCGCTTCGAGGCCAACAACGAGCTCGACCTGTCGTTCGGCGTGAAGGGCCTCGCGCGCTTCCGCGCCAACATCTTCGTGCAGCGCGGCGCCGTCGCGGGCGCCTTCCGCACCATCCCCTACAAGATCCTGACCTTCGAAGAGCTGGGTCTGCCGCCGGTGATCGAGAAGCTCTCCACCAAGCCGCGCGGACTCATCCTGGTGACCGGCCCCACGGGCTCGGGCAAGTCGACCACGCTGGCGTCGATCATCAACAAGATCAACACCGACAACAACCACCACATCATCACGATCGAAGACCCGATCGAGTATCTCCACCCGCACAAGAACTGCCTGGTGAACCAGCGCGAGGTGGGTGCAGACACGCAGTCCTTCAAAGCCGCCCTGCGCTACATCCTGCGCCAGGACCCGGACGTCGTGCTGGTCGGCGAGATGCGCGACCTGGAGACGATCGAGGCGGCGCTGACCGTGTCCGAAACGGGTCACTTGTGCCTGGCCACGCTGCACACCAACTCGTGCGTGCAGACCATCAACCGCGTGATCGACGTGTTCCCGGCGCACCAGCAGTCGCAGATCCGCACGCAGCTCTCGTTCGTGCTCGAGGGCGTGGTCAGTCAGACGCTCTTGCCCAAGGCCACGGGCGGCGGGCGCGTGATCGCCCTCGAGGTCATGGTGCCGAATCCCGCCATCCGCAACCTGATCCGCGAGGACAAGATCCACCAGATCTACTCGCAGATGCAGATCGGCCAGGACAAGTTCGGCATGCAGACCCTGAACCAGTCACTCGCGGACCTGTACCAGCGCCGCCTGATCACGCTCGAGGACGCCACCGCGCGCAGCTCCGATCCCGACGAGCTGGCGAACATGATCGCGAATCCCAACGCCCTCGCGGGCCGCCGGCGCGCGGCCCCGACCTGAGCCGGAGAGCCACCATGCCTACATACACCTGGGTCGGCAAGACGCGCGAAGGCCTGTCGAAGAAGGGCGTGATCGTCGCCGAGGACGTCGAGGCGGCGATGACGACCCTGCGGGCGCAGGCCATCACGCCCACGACGGTGAAGCCCAAAGGCAAAGACCTCACCGAGATCTTCCCGTTCCTGCAGGGCGGCGTGAAGATCCGTGACCTCGTCATCTTCACGCGCCAGTTCGCGACCATGATCGACGCCGGTCTGCCGCTCGTGCAGTGTCTCGACATCCTGGGCGGCCAGCAGGAGAACGCGACCTTCAAGAAGGTGATCCTGCAGATCAAGAGCGACGTCGAAGCCGGCTCGACCTTCTCCGACGCGCTCGGCAAGCACCCCAAGGTGTTCGACCGCCTGTTCGTGAACCTGGTCGCGGCCGGCGAGGTCGGCGGCATCCTCGACACGATCCTGTCGCGGCTCGCCGCGTATCTCGAGAAGAACGACAAGCTGCGCCGCAAGGTCAAAGGCGCGCTGACCTACCCGGCGGCAGTCACCGTGATCGCGATCCTGGTCGTGGTCGTGATGCTGACCAAGGTCATCCCGGTGTTCGAGAAGATGTTCAAGGATTTCGGCGGCACGCTGCCGGCGCCCACGCAGATGGTCATCAACATCTCGCACTGGCTGCAGGCGTACATCATCTACATGATGATCGGCGTGGGCGCGCTCGGGTACGCGCTGAAGCGCTACTACGGCACGACGCAGGGCCGCGCGATCATGGACGCGCTGTTCCTGAAGTCGCCGATCTTCGGGTCACTGCTCAAGAAGGTCGCCGTGGCGCGCTTCTCGCGCACGCTCTCGACCATGCTCTCGTCCGGCGTTCCGATCCTCGACGCGCTCGAGATCGTGGCGCGCACCGCGGGCAACGTGGTGGTCGAGAAGGAGATCCTGAACACCAAGTCCTCGATCGCGGAAGGCAAGACGATCGCGGAGCCGCTGCAGGGCTCGAAGGTGTTCCCGGGCATGGTGGTGCAGATGATCTCGGTCGGTGAGCAGACCGGCGCCATGGACGCGATGCTCGGCAAGATCGCCGACTTCTACGACGACGAGGTCGACACCGCCGTCGACGCGCTGACTTCCCTGCTCGAGCCGCTGCTCATGGTCGGCCTGGGCGGCACGATCGGCAGCCTGCTCGTCGCCATGTATCTCCCGATCTTCAAGATCGCAGAAAACGTGAACTAGTCACGATGCGAGCGCGAGCGCGTCACGGGGCGATCCCGGCGAACGCCTTCGCAACGCGGCTGGTCGCGCTGGCGGCGATC of Myxococcota bacterium contains these proteins:
- the pilB gene encoding type IV-A pilus assembly ATPase PilB, with translation MNDRIGELLVQKNLLSEEQLKRAKEEARSSGTRIGYQITKLGFVEEEKVAEAVSNQYGVPTIELDDFEVDGEVIGLIPEDVANKHTILPVNRAGSTLIVAMSDPSNIFAIDDVKFLTGYNVEVVVAAEEAIRRAIERYYDKGADLDEVMAGFDDQEFEVVGDDEGPSLEELEKAVEDAPVVKLANLILTDAIKKNASDIHIEPYEKDFRVRYRIDGVLYEVMRPPRKLRNPLTSRVKIMADLDIAERRLPQDGRIKLKMGKNKEMDYRVSVLPTLFGEKIVLRLLDKGNLQLDMTKLGFEEKQLGDFKHAIHLPFGMVLVTGPTGSGKTTTLYSALSELNKTSENISTAEDPVEFNLSGINQVQMKDDIGLNFAASLRAFLRQDPDIIMVGEIRDFETAEIGIKAALTGHMVLSTLHTNDAPSTINRLLNMGIEPFLVASSVNAIVAQRLARRVCAECKQEDTTITREELEKAGMSPDEAKKCRPVKGAGCGNCSETGFKGRIAVYEVMVATETLKEFVLNGASSTEIKREAIRGGMSTLRRSVLNKVLEQTTTLAEVFRVSASDN
- a CDS encoding type II secretion system F family protein, whose product is MPTYTWVGKTREGLSKKGVIVAEDVEAAMTTLRAQAITPTTVKPKGKDLTEIFPFLQGGVKIRDLVIFTRQFATMIDAGLPLVQCLDILGGQQENATFKKVILQIKSDVEAGSTFSDALGKHPKVFDRLFVNLVAAGEVGGILDTILSRLAAYLEKNDKLRRKVKGALTYPAAVTVIAILVVVVMLTKVIPVFEKMFKDFGGTLPAPTQMVINISHWLQAYIIYMMIGVGALGYALKRYYGTTQGRAIMDALFLKSPIFGSLLKKVAVARFSRTLSTMLSSGVPILDALEIVARTAGNVVVEKEILNTKSSIAEGKTIAEPLQGSKVFPGMVVQMISVGEQTGAMDAMLGKIADFYDDEVDTAVDALTSLLEPLLMVGLGGTIGSLLVAMYLPIFKIAENVN
- a CDS encoding type IV pilus twitching motility protein PilT, with translation MANLHQLLKAMVEKGASDLHITTGSPPQLRVDGHLTPLRMDPLSPQDTKQACYSILTDAQKHRFEANNELDLSFGVKGLARFRANIFVQRGAVAGAFRTIPYKILTFEELGLPPVIEKLSTKPRGLILVTGPTGSGKSTTLASIINKINTDNNHHIITIEDPIEYLHPHKNCLVNQREVGADTQSFKAALRYILRQDPDVVLVGEMRDLETIEAALTVSETGHLCLATLHTNSCVQTINRVIDVFPAHQQSQIRTQLSFVLEGVVSQTLLPKATGGGRVIALEVMVPNPAIRNLIREDKIHQIYSQMQIGQDKFGMQTLNQSLADLYQRRLITLEDATARSSDPDELANMIANPNALAGRRRAAPT